CTCTTATCGAGGAGCCTGTTGCGGCAGCGATTGGAGCAGGTATGCCTGTAGATGAACCTGTTGCAAACGTGGTTGTTGATATCGGCGGAGGTAATACAGAAGTCGCGATTATTTCATTTGGTGGTGTCGTTGCCTGCCATTCAATCAAAGTTGGTGGAGACCGCTTAGATGACGATATTATTCAATTTGTCCGTAAAGAATATAATGTGTTAATCGGGGAAAGAACAGCCGAAAACATTAAAATGGAAATCGGTTATGCGTTAGTCGATCATGAAGAGCGCTTCATGGATATCCGCGGCCGTGACCTTGTGTCTGGATTACCAAAAACTATTAAACTATCATCATATCAGGTGCAGAATGCTCTAAAAGAAGCCCTTCTGCATATTTTAGAAGCCATCCGGGCGACACTTGAAGACTGTCCAGCCGAGCTTAGCGGTGATATTGTAGACCGTGGAGTAATTTTAACTGGCGGTGGTTCGTTGTTAAATGGGATGGAAGAATGGTTAAGCAAGGAAATCGTTGTTCCCGTTCAATTGTCACCTAATCCACTTGAATGTGTAGTAGTGGGAACAGGTAAGGCCCTTCAGTATATGAATAAGCTACAGGTAGCTGTGAAATAGTCTGTGTTTTTAATGTAGTATTAGGCTACAGGACGTGTCCTCTGGCCTAATACTTTTTTTGCTTTTTGTAGATATCCTTTAATTTTGTGTAGATATATCCCAAATTCGTGTAGATATCCGTTGATTTTGTGTAGATAAATTTAAAATTTGTGTAGATATCTCTTTATTTCATGTAGATAAATCCCAAAATTGTGTAGATATCCTTTAATCACTAATTGTCTGGCTAAACACAAAAAAGAACATTCCAACTAAGGAATGTTCTTTTTTACATTTACATAACCCTTTTAAACATTTTTTCCATCTCATATACCGAATAATGAACAATAATCGGTCTGCCATGCGGACAGGTGAATGGATCAGAAGCTTTTCTTAGGTCATCCAACAGAGCTTGGATTTCATCGTTTCGTAGATGTCGATTGGCTTTTATCGATGCTTTACAGCTCATCATAATCGCTGCTTCCTCACGCAACTTTTTAATATCTACCTTTTTCATGGATAGAAGCTGTTCAATCATCTCTTCAATGATTTGTTTCTCCTCGCCTTTTGGAAGCCATTGCGGATGGGAGCGAACAATAAAACTATTCATCCCAAACTCCTCCAGAAAGACCCCGACCTTCTCCAATTCATGCTGATGTTCATTGATTTTCATATATTCATCCGTAGAATACTCAAAAGTTAACGGAACGAGCATATCCTGTAATTCAGGTTCTACTTGTCCTACTTTTTCACGAAAGTATTCATATTTTAGCCGTTCTTGGGCCGCGTGTTGGTCGATGATATATAAACCATTTTCGTTTTGAGCAAAAATATAGGTTCCGTGCATTTGCCCGATTGGATATAAGCGTGGCACACGACTTTCGGGTAAATTGCTTTCTGTTGAAATTGGTTTATCTTCAAAGGGAACCTCAGTCGGATCATTCGTTTCCTGTAATTCTTCGTCTGCTTCATCAATTACACGGGAACTCTCATACCCCGCTGAGAATGGATTGACAGACGCCCATCCTATCGATTCACTAATTCGATCAGATTGGAATGGTTCTTTGGGAACATTACTTGCTTCAATTGACTGTGGCCCATAGCTCCTTTCAACCGGAGCACCCCATTGCTTTTGCACATTCGTTGGTTCACTAGCTGGTATTGTCCCCTCATCCAACACGAAAGCCGTTTGTTCAGACTTCTGATCTTCCTTTTTAACAGGAGTATAAGCGGTAGGAATTAGCACCTTAGATTTAAATGCATCTTTGATCATCGTTGTGACCAAATCATTTAATTCCGCTTCCTTACTTATACGAACTTCCATTTTTGAAGGGTGAACATTTACATCGACTAGAAGTGGGTCCATTTCAATATTAAGAAGCACAATCGGATATCGACCGATTGGGAGTAAGGTATGGTATCCCTCTTGTATGGCTTTCGCCAATGGATAGTTCTTAATAAACCTTCCATTAATCATGGTTGAGATATAATTTCTCGATGCCCTTGTTACCTCAGGCATAGAGACGAAACCAGTAATTTTGTAGTCCAGTGAGGTTCCGCTGACCGGAACTAACTGCTTCGCAATGGCTAATCCATAAATAGACGCCAACACTTGACGAACATCGCCGTTTCCGGTCGTTTGCAGGAGCTTTCTGTCATTATGGATCAGACGAAATGCTACCTCCGGATGAGAAAGAGCAAGACGATTTACCACATCCGTAATATTACCTAACTCGGTATGAATGGTTTTCATATATTTTAGGCGGGCAGGCGTATTGAAAAATAAATCGGTAATCGTGAGATCGGTTCCCCTTCTACTCGATGTTTTTTCAAACACCTCTACCTTACCGCCTTCAATCACTACTCGGTTACCGGCACCCTCACCTGTAGAGGTCTTCATTTCAAGTCGGGAAACAGAGGCAATACTTGGTAGGGCTTCTCCACGGAATCCAAGTGTACGGATGCGGAATAAATCATTTTCATTTTTTATTTTACTAGTGGCATGGCGTTGAAAAGCAATAAGAACATCTTCTTCCTCAATCCCATGACCATTATCGGTAATTCTGATTTTAGCCAGTCCTGCTTCCTCTACCTCAATTTCTATCACGGTACTTCCAGCATCGATGGCATTTTCCACAAGCTCTTTTACAACAGAGGCGGGGCGTTCGACTACTTCTCCCGCCGCAATCTTATTTGATAGGGCATCATCTAATTGAATAATCTTCCCCATACGGTTCGCCTCCTTTTTCTCTTACCCTTTTAATTTTTTCTGCAAATTATAGAGCATGTTAATAGCCTGTAATGGTGTCACATCTAATAAATCTAGTTCCTTTATTTTATCCAACACTCTTTTTTCTTTCGTAGATAGTTCCTGCTTTTTCGGTTCTTTCGGTTCATCAAAGAATGATAGTTGTGCAGGTTGTTCTGCTGGTTTCTCTTCTATCATTACAGCCTTCTTAGCTGGAACAGCTGGTACATCAGATTGCTCAAGAGCTGTTAAGATTTCATTTGCTCGATTAATTAGTTCTGTAGGAAGTTCTGCCAGCTGTGCAACATGAATTCCATAACTCTTATCAGCCGGGCCTTCTTTAATTTTATGAAGGAAAACAACTTTCCCATTATGTTCAATTGCACTAACGTGAATGTTTTTCAGCTTGATTAGCTCTTCTTCTAACACCGTTAATTCATGATAGTGGGTTGAAAATAGGGTCTTAGCGCCAATCCGTTCATGAATATATTCAATAATCGCCTGCGCCAATGCCATACCATCGTAGGTAGAGGTTCCACGGCCGATTTCATCGAATAAGATTAAACTGTTTTGAGTCGCATTCGCAATGGCATTTTTCGCCTCAAGCATCTCCACCATAAAGGTACTTTGGCCGGAAATTAAATCATCGGCAGCCCCAATACGAGTGAAGACCTGGTCAAAAATTGGCAGAACCGCCTCAGATGCCGGAACATAGCAGCCGATTTGCGCCAGGATGGCGGTCAATGCAATTTGACGCATGTACGTACTTTTACCAGACATATTTGGTCCAGTGATCAATAGTACTTCACGGTCGCTATCCATATAGCAGTCATTTGGCACATATTCTTGGGCGTTAAGGACCTTCTCGACAACAGGGTGACGTCCTTCTTTAATCACCACACGACGCTCGGTCGAAAACTCTGGTTTCACATAACGGCGCTCCTCACTAACCTGAGCAAAGCACTGAAGAACATCTAACTCACTGACGATTTTCGCTAATGCTTGTAAACGAGGAATTTGTTCCTTTACGATTTCGCGAATTTCAGTAAACAATTCGTATTCCAGCTCACCGCATTTTTCTTCCGCCTGTAAAATCAATGCCTCTTTTTCTTTTAATTCTGGGGTAATAAAGCGTTCTGCATTCGCTAAAGTTTGCTTTCGCTCATACTGCCCTTCTTTTAATAGTGAGAGGTTCGCTCGCGTGACTTCAATATAATAGCCAAACACGCGGTTGTAACCAATCTTCAACGATTTAATCCCCGTCTTTTCACGTTCTTCACGCTCTAATTGAGCAATCCAAGTCTTCCCGTTCCTGCTGGCATAGCGGTATTGATCCAATTGCTCATGATAGCCGTCACGGATGATATTGCCTTCTTTTAACGAAAGCGGCGGATTTTCAATGATGGCTTGCTCTAGTAAATCAGCCACCTCTTCACATGGGTCAAGCAGTTCAGCCAATTGATTCACATGCTCATCCTGCATTGATTGCAGGATTTGTTTTAAAAATGGCACTTGCAATAAAGAACGTTTTAATTGCACCAAATCACGGGCATTCACATTGCCAAATGCTACTCGTCCTGCTAATCTCTCTAAGTCATATACTTCTTTAAATTTTTCACGAAGCTCTTGGCGTTCGAAAAAGTGACTCATCAGAACTTCTACAATCGTTTGCCGATGCTTGATGAGAGCCAGGTCAATTAACGGACGGTCAACCCAGTGCTTCAGCATCCTTCCACCCATAGCCGTCATAGTTTCATCCAGAAGCCATAATAATGAACCCTTTTTCCCCTTAGAACGGATCGTCTCCGTTAATTCAAGGTTACGTTTCGAGTAATAATCAATTTTCATAAATTGATGGGTTTGGTAAGTGGTAACAGGCTGAAGATGGTCAAGACTTCTTTTTTGTGAACGATATAAATAGTTAAAAAGTCTTGCCGCTGTTTGCTTCAATTTATCCTGATTTAAATCCTCAAGCAGATGGGAAAATGTCATTTCTACTGAACTATTATCCTCAAAAGAAATGGCTAGTACATCACGCTCACGCATTTTCTTTTGCAGTTCGCCATCAAAGTCACTGGACACAACTACTTCCTTAGCACTTAAGACCGACAGCTCGTTAAGAACCTCTTCAAAATAATTAGAAAGCAAGGTCACCCGGCTTTCCCCTGTTGAAATATCGTTGAAGGCAAACCCGTAAGTTTGGTCATCAAATGCGGTTATGGAAGCAATATAATTGTTTTCTTTATCGTTTAAACCTTTGCTATCCATCACCGTTCCAGGAGTAATTAACTGGACAACTTCCCGTCTGACCATCCCCTTGGTTTGTTTTGCATCTTCCATTTGCTCACATATCGCTACTTTGTAGCCTTTTGAAATAAGCTGTTCAATATAGTTAGGAGCCGCGTGATATGGTACACCACACATCGGAATTCGGTCTTCACTGCCGCCATCCCGGCTCGTTAATGTAATTTCTAATTCTTGTGATGCCTTAATCGCATCCTCGAAAAACATTTCGTAAAAATCGCCTAAGCGAAAAAATAAAAAGGCATCTTGATAATCTGCCTTGACTGTTAAGTATTGTTGTATCATCGGCGTATAAGCAGCCATAATGACCTCCACTATTAATTTCATTTCGATTTCTTTCGACATATTATTATATCATAACCAGGGAGTGTCAGGCACTCGTTGAATTTTTGGCAAATAACTAGAATCATACTTTTTAATTTCCATAATTTTATTTTACTTTGTCCTGTTTTTCGACGATTTCCGAAATTCATCCATGATAAACTTTTCATAAGGGATGGTGGGATGATGGAATGGTTTGGCCGAAGTAATAAAAACTATGACTTTGACATGTTTTCGACGAGTCATTTTATCGTAGTTGCGATTTTAATCATTGTGTCCGTCTGTATATTTCTCTTTAGAGATTCTCTGAAAAATAAGAAGATGCGGCGGGTTGAAATTGGCTTTGCTATTTCACTAATTATAATAGAAACAACCTATCATTTTTGGATGATCACTAATGGCAGCTGGAATGTCAGTCACGCCATTCCACTTGAGTTGTGTAGCATCAGCCTGATGTTAACCATCGTACTACTGCTTACAAGGTTAAAAATCATCTATGAGATTTTACTATTTACAGCTTTACTTGGGGCATCACAGGCATTATTAACACCCTTATTAAACTATGACTTCCCACATTTTCGTTTCTTTCATTTCTTCTACACTCACTTAATGATCATTTGGGTGCCCTTATATTTCACCTGGGTGCAAGGTTATCGCCCGACAATCTGGTCGGTGGTAAAACTGTTTGTATTCTTAAATGTGTTAATGCCTTTTATTATGTTCATCAATAAATTAGTTGGCGGGAATTATATGTTCTTAAGCCATAAACCAGACAGCGCGAGTTTGTTGGATGTGCTTGGTCCATATCCGTGGTATATCTTATCGTTAGAGGGATTGTTAATCTCATTAAGTTTAGTCGTTTGGGTCATATTCCGTGAAAAGGCTGTAAAACAACCAGAAATATCCAGAAACCTACCCATTCACTAACGTTAATATTGACCTTTTTTGATTAACTGAGTATAATAAATTACGTTCCTATTAAGGAATATATATTAAGTCCCAATAGCTCAGCAGGATAGAGCACGATCGAATACGCTTCTTGAATCTTCTTCAGCGTACTGATCGAGCCACTTCTTGAATAATCTTTCTGAGATCAGGACGACAGTTACTAATTTTGAGTAGCTAACATCACATTGTCCCAATAGCTCAGCAGGATAGAGCAACAGTTTCCTAAACTGTAGGTCGGAGGTTCGAATCCTCTTTGGGACGTCAAAAAAGCCTTGAAAATTCAAGGCTTTTTTCTTTTGAATTTTTTTCTGAATCTTAGACAAATGGTCCTTCACTGGTATAATTCGCCGCTTTTCTCGCTCTTAAGAATCGGACTAAGTTTAAAACAATTGTTTTTGAGACCGCATAGGTCGGAACAGCCAAAACCATTCCTAGGACACCTGCAAGATTGCCTGCTGCCAACAGAATGATGATAATTGTTGCCGGGTGCGTATCCAGTGATTTACCTAAAATCATCGGAGATAGGAAGTTCCCTTCAATTTGCTGTGCCACAAGAATCACGACTATTACTAATAAAGCTTTCGTTGGTGAATCAAAGAAAGCCACCAGTACCGCTGGCGCACCGCCAATAATTGGCCCTACATATGGGATAATGTTGGTGAAGGCTACGATTAGTGCCATAATTAATGCATAGCGTAAATCGATAATTGCATATCCGATAAAGGCTAATGTTCCTACAGCCAAGGCGACCACTACCTGCCCCTGAATGTATGCTGAAAGTGTCTCTCCTGTTTCTTTCAACGTTTTTAATGCCTCATCCCGGTATTCAGCTGGAATGAACTTAGATACGGCTATTGGAAATTTTTGTCCATCCTTAAACATGTAAAATAATAAAAATGGAACAGTAACAAGAATAATTGCGATATTCGTGACGATGCCAAAGAAGCCCATAATCACGTTCGTAAGTGTGTTTGGCAAGGTATTAGCATACTTCACTAAACGTTTTTGCACGTTATCGATTATTTCACTCTGCTTCTCTTTAAAGTTTTTAAACTCTGAAGACTTAACTACATCACTAACAAAATCAGTCGTCTTATGTGCAAAGCCAGGCAAATCATTGGCAAGTTCGGTTGCCTGTTTCGAAACAGCTGGAACCAGGCTACCTATTACCACTGCAAGAAGACCTGCAAATACAACATATATGACCAATATTGCTGCTACCCTCGGTAGTTTTTTGCGTTCCAGAAAATTCACAACCGGATTTAAAAGAAAATAAAGGAACCCGGTAATTAGAATGGGAAAGAACACCGTCGAGAAAAACACCCCGATAGGCTGAAACATAAATGAAATCTTGGTTGATACGAAAATAATTGATAAAATAAGCAAAATTTGAATTAACCAGAATTGAATTTTAGATTTTGACACGGAATGTACCTCTTGCCTTCATTATTTGGAAAAATTATATCAAAATTTTGGGATAAAATACAGTATTATCAATGTGTTACATTCCAAGAACATTGTTTATTATTTAAACTTAGTCCAATCATACATTTTTTTCCTTTGTTTTTTCACCCGCTCTCCCTTTTTACTTTCCACCTGCTTTTCTTTGTTAAAATGCATGATAAAACCACAATCTTCACAAATATAGGAATATATTTGTGATGGCTCTGGAAGTCTATTTAATGGATTATCCTCTTCAGATTCTAAATAAAATTTTATTTTCGCTTCAGATTTAACGTTCCATCTTGTATCCTCATCAAATTTTTGATATTCCGCAACAAAAAATCCTTTTCGAAAATGTACCCCATTACATACAAGGCATTCAACTTCATTAATATTTTTTTTCATTTCAGACACCTCCAGTAAATTTTATGAAGGCAGCCTATGTCCCAAAACCAAAAAAGTCACGCGCATATTTCACGTGACCATCTTTTATTAATCTAGTAATTCTAAGACACTTTTCGTATCAATAACTGTGGCAAATTCCTCGTGCAAGCTGACGAGAGCCAAGTTGTGGATTTCTTCAGCACCGTACAGCTTTCCGTCAAAACTTACTCGATCGAAAGTAGCGGTAGCATCTGAGACAATGAATGGAGTAAAGCCGAGATTTTTTGCCATACGTGTTGTAGTAGAGACACAATGATCGGTAGTTAATCCTACAATAACAAGTGTTTCAATTTCATATTCTCTTAAGTACGTTTCCAATTTTGTACCGATAAAGGCACTGTTTACGTTTTTCACGATGATAGATTCCTCTGGTAGTGGTGAAACGATCTCTTTAATATCACGTCCAGGATGGTGAGCCAACGCTGGATTACTTATGTGTTGAACATGAATGACAGGTCGATTTGATTCTCTCCATTTGTTTAACAATAAGGCCATATTTTCTTCGGCGTTTGGATTGTTTCTTCTACCATGGTTTGGATCATCAAAATAATTTTGCACATCGATTAATAATAAAGCGGTGTTTGCTGAAATTTTCATAATAACTCCTCCACATATTTATATGAATCTATTCACAAAATCCCATGAGCCTTTTTACATTGTTTGCATTTTCCGTTGACGTCAAAAGTTCAAGCATGGTAAATGCTACATCGAATGAAGTGGCCGGGTTGAATGATGTAATAATGTTTTTATCGATGACGATACTTTGATCCGGAATCACATTCACTCCCAATTCTGCTAATTGTACTTGCCGCTTCCTATTACTCCGATTATAGGTCGTAGCATTTCTTCCTTGTAAAACACCGCTTTTTCCAACCACTAATGAACCGACACAGATCGCTGCAATGATTTTTCCCTGATTATCAAATTCGCGGATAAATTCAAGTACATCGGAGCCAAAAGCATCCTCATAAAAGCCTGCTTGTTCAAAACCACCAGGTAGGGCTAATGCATCAAACTCATGTGCAGAAACCTCCGATAACAACCTTTCTGGCTTAACGATTAAATTCCAAGTACATTTCAATTCCTCTCTTGTCCCCACTGTCACTAGTTCAGTTGATCCCTCGCTTACGTCTTTATTCCAGCCAAACACATCTGTAAACACACTTGCTTCAACAGCTTCAAAGCCATTCGGTAAGAGTAAACATATTTTTTTCATATCTCTCATCTCCTTAAATGAATTGTATGTTATAATTTACCATTAGTAAAACTGAAATAACTAAACTTTAAGTTCAGAATTTCTGATAATAAAATAGAATGGGGAATCATACATGGAGATTCGTCAATTACAAACGTTTAAAGCTGTTGTTGATTTGAATAGCTTTACAAAGGCCGCACAAACACTTCAGTACTCTCAAGCCTCTATTACATCTCATATTCAGCAGTTGGAGGACGAGATTGGCCTTCCTTTATTTGACCGGCTGGGGAAACACATCCAACTTACGATGGTTGGCGAGGAATTGTATCATTATTCTGTAGAATTACTAGCGGTCTTTTCGAAGATTCAACATATATCCACCAATGATAGAACATTGAAAGGCGAAATCCGCATTGGTGCAGCCGAATCGATTACTGTATACAAGTTAGGCACAGTTCTCTCACAGTATAAAAAGTTATGTCCTGAGGTTACGTTTTCACTTATTAATGATGATTGTCTTCCACTTAGGGAGCGGCTCTATTCCGGTGTGATAGATATTGCCATTACTTTAGAGCCTAAGGTAAATGACCCAAATTTAATCACCCAAGTCTGGTCCGAAGAATCCTTAGTTTTTGTCGGGGAAAGAAATCATTCCATAAAAGCCATTGAGGAAGCGACTGAAGAATGTTTTATTTTCAGTCCGAAAAGTTGTGCCTTAAGGAAATTTTTCGAGGGTTATTTAATTCGAAAAGGGATTAGTACCCATAATCATTTGGAGTTTAATAGTATGGAGGCAATGAAACAGTGTGTTGTAAGCGGGTTAGGCATCAGCTTAATGCCATCCCTAAGTGTAGAAGCATTATTGCGAGAAGAAAAAATGAAGGTAATCGAGTCAGCTTCAGAAAAACCCGTGTTCTATGCGCAAATTTCTTATCATAAAAACAAGTGGTTGTCGAAAGCTCATCGGAAGTTTATTGAGATGGTTTTGGAGGAAGTTAAGTTATAAAATCATAGACTATTTTTAAAGCTCTACTTCTTATAAATATAGGGTTCACTTGTGGGGTGCACGAAGACAAATTGACAGATGAAATGGCATGTAAATTGGCGCATGCCATTTTTGTTCGTTGAGACGAGTTCATAACGACTGAAGCGTTAAGAAAATCAGGTCTCTAGTCGTTTAGGAGGGGTCATAACGACCAAAGGGCTAAAAATATCAGGCCTTCGTTCATTTAGAAGGGTTCATAACAACTGAAGCGTTAAAAAAATCAGAACTTCGGTGGTTTAGATCAAAAGAGCGCATATACAATTTATTGATTTAGTAAAATAGACTATCATTTCCGCTGCCAAAACGTGGTCAGTAACCTCTTAAGTGAATCCTTTATCCATATAAAATAGAGCTTTTCCTTTATTGACCCATAGAAAAATTAGTAATGCTACTGATAGTACATAAGAAACATTACTTACACTAGGATGGGTATCTTGGTTTTTCACACCAATCCCAATTAAAGCCCAACAAAATACCAAAACATAATAAGGATCATTTTCCTTTTTGTAAAAAATCCCTGCCAGTATTGCTGCGACCCAAAGCATAATAACGGTCCACATAACCGCTGAAAGTCCCCAGCCATTCCATTGAATATAAACCAGGTAATAGCTGATATTTGCAATCAAAGCTACACTAATCCATCCAAGGTAGATGGAAAAAGGGATGATATCTATTTTGGATGGGTGAAAACTCTTTACTTTTTTATAAAGAAAAATAAGAGTAACCAAAAAAGCAACCATGACTAAAACCGTATAGAAAAAGTACTCGTAATGCCATAAGAAAATCCATAATATATTTAGGGCACATGTCAGCAAAAAGAGTCCGCTCGTTGATTGGTATAAAGGCAGATTTCTTCGGTTCTTTGGCAGCTGTCTAATTACCCAGATAAACAGTAATAAGTAAATAAGTCCCCAAATACTAAATACATAGCCTGCTGGTGTAAATAATACATGTAACCTATTAGAAATTTCACCTGTAGTCTGTCCGTTAAGCGGCAAAATATTAGCTAATGCATTAACCGT
The window above is part of the Bacillus sp. SORGH_AS_0510 genome. Proteins encoded here:
- the mreBH gene encoding rod-share determining protein MreBH, whose product is MISNFDIGIDLGTANILVYSKNKGIALNEPSVVAIDTETKNVVAFGLDAKEMIGKTPEKVITVRPLKDGVIADFDVTTDMLKNVLRKASKKMGYAFRKPNVVVCIPSGSTSVERRAIQDAVRNAGAKKISLIEEPVAAAIGAGMPVDEPVANVVVDIGGGNTEVAIISFGGVVACHSIKVGGDRLDDDIIQFVRKEYNVLIGERTAENIKMEIGYALVDHEERFMDIRGRDLVSGLPKTIKLSSYQVQNALKEALLHILEAIRATLEDCPAELSGDIVDRGVILTGGGSLLNGMEEWLSKEIVVPVQLSPNPLECVVVGTGKALQYMNKLQVAVK
- the mutL gene encoding DNA mismatch repair endonuclease MutL; its protein translation is MGKIIQLDDALSNKIAAGEVVERPASVVKELVENAIDAGSTVIEIEVEEAGLAKIRITDNGHGIEEEDVLIAFQRHATSKIKNENDLFRIRTLGFRGEALPSIASVSRLEMKTSTGEGAGNRVVIEGGKVEVFEKTSSRRGTDLTITDLFFNTPARLKYMKTIHTELGNITDVVNRLALSHPEVAFRLIHNDRKLLQTTGNGDVRQVLASIYGLAIAKQLVPVSGTSLDYKITGFVSMPEVTRASRNYISTMINGRFIKNYPLAKAIQEGYHTLLPIGRYPIVLLNIEMDPLLVDVNVHPSKMEVRISKEAELNDLVTTMIKDAFKSKVLIPTAYTPVKKEDQKSEQTAFVLDEGTIPASEPTNVQKQWGAPVERSYGPQSIEASNVPKEPFQSDRISESIGWASVNPFSAGYESSRVIDEADEELQETNDPTEVPFEDKPISTESNLPESRVPRLYPIGQMHGTYIFAQNENGLYIIDQHAAQERLKYEYFREKVGQVEPELQDMLVPLTFEYSTDEYMKINEHQHELEKVGVFLEEFGMNSFIVRSHPQWLPKGEEKQIIEEMIEQLLSMKKVDIKKLREEAAIMMSCKASIKANRHLRNDEIQALLDDLRKASDPFTCPHGRPIIVHYSVYEMEKMFKRVM
- the mutS gene encoding DNA mismatch repair protein MutS translates to MAAYTPMIQQYLTVKADYQDAFLFFRLGDFYEMFFEDAIKASQELEITLTSRDGGSEDRIPMCGVPYHAAPNYIEQLISKGYKVAICEQMEDAKQTKGMVRREVVQLITPGTVMDSKGLNDKENNYIASITAFDDQTYGFAFNDISTGESRVTLLSNYFEEVLNELSVLSAKEVVVSSDFDGELQKKMRERDVLAISFEDNSSVEMTFSHLLEDLNQDKLKQTAARLFNYLYRSQKRSLDHLQPVTTYQTHQFMKIDYYSKRNLELTETIRSKGKKGSLLWLLDETMTAMGGRMLKHWVDRPLIDLALIKHRQTIVEVLMSHFFERQELREKFKEVYDLERLAGRVAFGNVNARDLVQLKRSLLQVPFLKQILQSMQDEHVNQLAELLDPCEEVADLLEQAIIENPPLSLKEGNIIRDGYHEQLDQYRYASRNGKTWIAQLEREEREKTGIKSLKIGYNRVFGYYIEVTRANLSLLKEGQYERKQTLANAERFITPELKEKEALILQAEEKCGELEYELFTEIREIVKEQIPRLQALAKIVSELDVLQCFAQVSEERRYVKPEFSTERRVVIKEGRHPVVEKVLNAQEYVPNDCYMDSDREVLLITGPNMSGKSTYMRQIALTAILAQIGCYVPASEAVLPIFDQVFTRIGAADDLISGQSTFMVEMLEAKNAIANATQNSLILFDEIGRGTSTYDGMALAQAIIEYIHERIGAKTLFSTHYHELTVLEEELIKLKNIHVSAIEHNGKVVFLHKIKEGPADKSYGIHVAQLAELPTELINRANEILTALEQSDVPAVPAKKAVMIEEKPAEQPAQLSFFDEPKEPKKQELSTKEKRVLDKIKELDLLDVTPLQAINMLYNLQKKLKG
- a CDS encoding TIGR02206 family membrane protein, with amino-acid sequence MMEWFGRSNKNYDFDMFSTSHFIVVAILIIVSVCIFLFRDSLKNKKMRRVEIGFAISLIIIETTYHFWMITNGSWNVSHAIPLELCSISLMLTIVLLLTRLKIIYEILLFTALLGASQALLTPLLNYDFPHFRFFHFFYTHLMIIWVPLYFTWVQGYRPTIWSVVKLFVFLNVLMPFIMFINKLVGGNYMFLSHKPDSASLLDVLGPYPWYILSLEGLLISLSLVVWVIFREKAVKQPEISRNLPIH
- a CDS encoding AI-2E family transporter, translating into MSKSKIQFWLIQILLILSIIFVSTKISFMFQPIGVFFSTVFFPILITGFLYFLLNPVVNFLERKKLPRVAAILVIYVVFAGLLAVVIGSLVPAVSKQATELANDLPGFAHKTTDFVSDVVKSSEFKNFKEKQSEIIDNVQKRLVKYANTLPNTLTNVIMGFFGIVTNIAIILVTVPFLLFYMFKDGQKFPIAVSKFIPAEYRDEALKTLKETGETLSAYIQGQVVVALAVGTLAFIGYAIIDLRYALIMALIVAFTNIIPYVGPIIGGAPAVLVAFFDSPTKALLVIVVILVAQQIEGNFLSPMILGKSLDTHPATIIIILLAAGNLAGVLGMVLAVPTYAVSKTIVLNLVRFLRARKAANYTSEGPFV
- a CDS encoding cysteine hydrolase family protein; its protein translation is MSANTALLLIDVQNYFDDPNHGRRNNPNAEENMALLLNKWRESNRPVIHVQHISNPALAHHPGRDIKEIVSPLPEESIIVKNVNSAFIGTKLETYLREYEIETLVIVGLTTDHCVSTTTRMAKNLGFTPFIVSDATATFDRVSFDGKLYGAEEIHNLALVSLHEEFATVIDTKSVLELLD
- a CDS encoding DJ-1/PfpI family protein, producing the protein MKKICLLLPNGFEAVEASVFTDVFGWNKDVSEGSTELVTVGTREELKCTWNLIVKPERLLSEVSAHEFDALALPGGFEQAGFYEDAFGSDVLEFIREFDNQGKIIAAICVGSLVVGKSGVLQGRNATTYNRSNRKRQVQLAELGVNVIPDQSIVIDKNIITSFNPATSFDVAFTMLELLTSTENANNVKRLMGFCE
- a CDS encoding LysR family transcriptional regulator codes for the protein MEIRQLQTFKAVVDLNSFTKAAQTLQYSQASITSHIQQLEDEIGLPLFDRLGKHIQLTMVGEELYHYSVELLAVFSKIQHISTNDRTLKGEIRIGAAESITVYKLGTVLSQYKKLCPEVTFSLINDDCLPLRERLYSGVIDIAITLEPKVNDPNLITQVWSEESLVFVGERNHSIKAIEEATEECFIFSPKSCALRKFFEGYLIRKGISTHNHLEFNSMEAMKQCVVSGLGISLMPSLSVEALLREEKMKVIESASEKPVFYAQISYHKNKWLSKAHRKFIEMVLEEVKL
- a CDS encoding TspO/MBR family protein: MIRFVFNLLGLLLVVTVNALANILPLNGQTTGEISNRLHVLFTPAGYVFSIWGLIYLLLFIWVIRQLPKNRRNLPLYQSTSGLFLLTCALNILWIFLWHYEYFFYTVLVMVAFLVTLIFLYKKVKSFHPSKIDIIPFSIYLGWISVALIANISYYLVYIQWNGWGLSAVMWTVIMLWVAAILAGIFYKKENDPYYVLVFCWALIGIGVKNQDTHPSVSNVSYVLSVALLIFLWVNKGKALFYMDKGFT